A window of Desulfovibrio desulfuricans DSM 642 contains these coding sequences:
- a CDS encoding glycosyltransferase: protein MSLRILNIGGPYLASALKRLGHHVITAHPAVDADIPSPHPYSVRQLLNRLDALGFAPDALFYCDDGNMPELLDPENAPWPSVRYSIDTYCNPWHIPYSNGFDATLVAQKDYVEVFSHEGIPARWFPLFYPQILEPVGDFTLRDIPVAFVGTLGHKNNPDRAPFLKVFRARQPLVAISGDYKPIFARSRIVLNQTAASEVNFRCFEAIACGAALLMETCGNGLNELFVPGEEILPTYQRNDAQAAAAIAAEALANPEKLAKIAQAGGRAVARRHTDSARAVSLTQMLAEMCATQAHRERLEQTLEKRTALVRGAYGMLSSELFDPQLEGHRDFFEKLCLRQP, encoded by the coding sequence ATGAGCTTACGCATACTCAACATTGGCGGGCCGTATCTGGCCTCTGCCCTCAAACGCCTTGGGCACCACGTCATCACGGCGCATCCGGCAGTTGACGCCGACATTCCCTCACCGCACCCGTACTCTGTGCGGCAACTCCTGAACCGCCTTGATGCGCTCGGTTTTGCGCCTGATGCACTCTTCTATTGCGATGACGGCAACATGCCAGAACTGCTTGATCCGGAAAATGCCCCCTGGCCTTCGGTGCGTTATTCCATTGATACCTACTGCAACCCCTGGCACATCCCGTATTCCAATGGTTTTGACGCAACCCTTGTGGCGCAGAAAGACTATGTGGAAGTATTTTCGCACGAGGGCATACCGGCGCGCTGGTTTCCGCTGTTTTATCCCCAGATTCTTGAGCCAGTGGGGGATTTTACATTACGCGATATCCCAGTAGCCTTTGTGGGAACCCTCGGGCACAAAAATAACCCGGACCGCGCGCCATTTCTCAAGGTCTTTCGCGCCAGACAGCCACTGGTGGCAATTTCTGGCGATTACAAGCCCATCTTTGCGCGCAGCCGCATTGTTCTTAACCAGACTGCGGCTTCAGAAGTGAATTTTCGCTGTTTTGAGGCTATCGCCTGCGGCGCGGCCCTACTAATGGAAACCTGCGGTAACGGCCTTAACGAACTCTTTGTCCCCGGCGAGGAAATTCTGCCCACCTACCAGCGCAACGATGCGCAGGCAGCTGCGGCCATTGCCGCAGAAGCGCTCGCAAATCCCGAAAAGCTCGCAAAAATTGCCCAAGCCGGGGGCAGGGCAGTGGCACGTCGTCATACAGACTCCGCGCGCGCGGTCAGCCTGACGCAGATGCTGGCAGAGATGTGCGCCACTCAGGCGCACCGGGAACGGCTTGAACAGACGCTTGAAAAGCGCACAGCTCTTGTGCGAGGAGCTTATGGTATGCTTTCCAGCGAGCTTTTTGACCCGCAGCTGGAAGGACACCGCGATTTTTTTGAAAAATTGTGCCTTCGTCAGCCATAG